The genomic window GGAGAAAGTATAACAATATCAAATTTAGCATTTAATGCCCTTTCTATTTCATAATCAAAATTTATCCCATGCTTAAATACATATATTAAAAAGTTAGTATCTGGAACTATTAAGTACATAAGAATCACTTGGTGATGTTTATGGGTTGTAAGTTATGTGGTAAGGAAGAGTTTTATAAAGGACTTTGCAAAGAACATTATATTAACTATTTTGAAAATCTTGTTAAAAAATCTATAAAAAAATATAGTATGTTAAAGGATAGTGAGAAAATTCTTGTTTCTGTTTCTGGAGGAAAAGACAGTCATGCTGTAGCATGGGTATTAAAAAAGTTAGGTTATGACATTGAACTTTTCCATATTAATCTAGGGATTAAAAATTTTTCTGAAATTTCTCTTAAAGAGGTTAAAAAGCTCTCAAATATTTTAGATTTACCATTACATGTTGTTAATTTAAAAGATATAACTGGAAAAACTATAGAAAATGTCAAAAAGAAACACTGTTCTATATGTGGAATAACAAAGAGATATTTAATGAATAGATTTGGATATGAAAATGGATTTGATGTAATAGTTACAGGACATAATTTAGATGATGAAGTTTCTTTTATGATAAACAATATATTAAATTGGGATATTGTCCATTTATCAAAACATGATCCTGTACTTCCAGCACATGATAAGTTCTTAAAGAAAGTAAAAATATTCTATGAAATTGAGGAAGAATTAATTTTAAAATATGCTTTGGCAGAAAATATACCATTTACTACTGCTGAGTGCAAATATAGAAAAGATGCTATAACTTTAAGACATAGGATGTACTTTAATGAATTAAAAAAATATAGAGAAAATATAAAATTACAGTTTTTACATGGTTATTTAAAACATAAAGATATTTTTAAGGTTGATGATAATTTTAAATTTAGAGAGTGTGAAATATGTGGAATGACTTCTGCTGGTAAGATATGTTCATTCTGTAGGGTTTGGAAGATAAAAAAGAATTTTAAGTTGCAATCCCAAATTTGAGGGATTGCAACTGAATTTTGGCTTATGAAGTTTTAACTATACAAAATAGCTTCATTTATTAACAAACTGTATTTCAATTTGCACATTATCAGGAATCTTTATTTTTACTATATGCCTTAAAGCTCTTTCATCTGCATCAATTTCTATTAATCTTTTATGTATTTTCATTGTAAATCTATCAAATGTTGATGAACCTTCCCCATCTGGAGATCTCCTAACTGTTACTTTTAACTTTTTTGTTGGTAATGGAATAGGTCCTGAAATATCCACTCCTGTTTTTTCTGCTATTTCTCTTATCTGCCTACAAACATCATCTAAAATTTTATGATCTGTACTAGTCAATTTTATTCTTGCAACTTGCAATATCATCACCTTAAAATATTTAAGAATTTAAAAAGTTTTGTTTAAAAAATTAAAAAAGAGTTTATTTGTTTTTAGGTTTGACATCTATAGCCATTCCAGCAGCTATTGTCATACCCATATCTCTAATAGCAAACCTTCCTAACTGTGGAATTTCTCTAACATTCTCAATAACCATTGGTTTTGTTGGTTTTACTCTGACTATAGCAGCATCTCCAGTTTTTAAGAACTGTGGATTTTCTTCAATAACTTGCCCTGTTCTTGGATCTAATTTTTTCAATAATTCAATGAATGTACATGCTACTTGAGCTGTGTGAGCATGGAAGACTGGTGTGTATCCTACTGTTATTGCTGTTGGGTGTTGTAAGACAACAATTTGAGCTGTGAATTCTTCAGCAACTGTTGGTGGATTATCTGGGTGTCCACAAACGTCTCCTCTCTTGATATCTTTCTTACTAACCCCTCTTACGTTAAATCCAATATTATCTCCTGGTTCAGCTACTTGGATAGGTTCGTGGTGCATTTCAATAGATTTAACCTCTCCACTAACACCTGCTG from Methanocaldococcus villosus KIN24-T80 includes these protein-coding regions:
- a CDS encoding alpha hydrolase, producing the protein MGCKLCGKEEFYKGLCKEHYINYFENLVKKSIKKYSMLKDSEKILVSVSGGKDSHAVAWVLKKLGYDIELFHINLGIKNFSEISLKEVKKLSNILDLPLHVVNLKDITGKTIENVKKKHCSICGITKRYLMNRFGYENGFDVIVTGHNLDDEVSFMINNILNWDIVHLSKHDPVLPAHDKFLKKVKIFYEIEEELILKYALAENIPFTTAECKYRKDAITLRHRMYFNELKKYRENIKLQFLHGYLKHKDIFKVDDNFKFRECEICGMTSAGKICSFCRVWKIKKNFKLQSQI
- the rpsJ gene encoding 30S ribosomal protein S10: MQVARIKLTSTDHKILDDVCRQIREIAEKTGVDISGPIPLPTKKLKVTVRRSPDGEGSSTFDRFTMKIHKRLIEIDADERALRHIVKIKIPDNVQIEIQFVNK